One Salvia splendens isolate huo1 chromosome 22, SspV2, whole genome shotgun sequence DNA segment encodes these proteins:
- the LOC121788027 gene encoding trans-cinnamate:CoA ligase, peroxisomal-like translates to MDKLPQCDANYVALSPLTFLKRAAAVYSNRASVIHRGVRFTWRQTYERCCRLASALNSLNIVHNDVVSVLAPNIPALYEMHFAVPMAGAVLNAINTRLDAKTIATILKHSEAKIFFIDYEFVPVARDALRLLMASLPPADAAASMPLVVVIDDIDTPTGIRLGELEYESLVSQGNPRFAPEEIADEQSPIALNYTSGTTSAPKGVVYSHRGAYLSTVSLILGWGMQTEPVYLWSLPMFHCNGWTFTWGVAARGGTNVCIRNTTAAEMYDAIYTHGVTHMCCAPIVFNILLDAKPHERRRLSAPVEILTGGAPPPAALLERMEGLGFQVVHAYGLTEATGPALVCEWQKKWDGFSNEEKAALKARQGISILTLADVDVKDPATMKSVERDGVEMGEIVLRGSSIMKGYLKDEKATSEAFRNGWFFTGDVGVIHPDGYVEIKDRSKDVIISGGENISSVEVEGALYKHLDVVEAAVVAMPHPKWGESPCAFVKLREAAAAKEAEIIHHCRKNLPHFMVPKVVKFMDELPKTSTGKIQKFQLRAVAKTFEAPVEKRRSTPPQSKRHDRRQNQEQVLAMSRL, encoded by the exons ATGGATAAACTCCCACAATGCGACGCAAACTATGTAGCTCTTTCTCCCCTCACCTTCTTGAAGAGGGCTGCCGCCGTTTACTCCAACCGTGCCTCCGTCATACACCGCGGCGTCCGTTTCACATGGCGCCAGACCTATGAGCGGTGCTGCCGCCTCGCCTCCGCCCTCAACTCCCTCAATATTGTCCACAACGACGTC GTATCCGTGTTGGCGCCGAATATTCCGGCACTATACGAAATGCACTTCGCCGTGCCAATGGCCGGCGCGGTGCTCAACGCGATCAACACGAGACTCGACGCCAAAACCATCGCCACCATCCTCAAGCATTCCGAAGCCAAGATTTTCTTCATCGACTACGAGTTCGTGCCAGTAGCGCGGGACGCGCTGCGCCTCCTGATGGCCAGCCTTCCCCCGGCCGACGCCGCGGCGTCGATGCCCCTGGTGGTGGTCATCGACGACATCGACACCCCCACCGGAATCCGCCTCGGCGAGCTGGAGTACGAGTCCTTGGTGTCGCAGGGCAATCCGAGATTCGCGCCGGAGGAAATCGCCGACGAGCAAAGCCCAATCGCGCTGAATTACACCTCCGGCACGACGTCGGCGCCGAAGGGGGTGGTGTACAGCCACCGCGGCGCATATTTAAGCACGGTCAGCCTGATCCTCGGGTGGGGGATGCAGACCGAGCCGGTGTACCTGTGGTCCCTCCCGATGTTCCACTGCAACGGCTGGACCTTCACCTGGGGAGTGGCGGCGCGCGGCGGCACCAACGTCTGCATCCGAAACACCACCGCCGCCGAGATGTACGACGCCATCTACACCCACGGCGTCACCCACATGTGCTGCGCCCCCATCGTCTTCAACATCCTCCTGGACGCCAAGCCCCACGAGCGCCGCCGCCTCTCCGCCCCCGTTGAAATACTCACCGGCGGCGCCCCGCCGCCGGCCGCCCTCCTGGAGAGGATGGAAGGACTCGGATTCCAGGTGGTCCACGCGTACGGGCTGACCGAGGCGACGGGGCCAGCGCTGGTGTGCGAGTGGCAGAAGAAGTGGGACGGCTTCTCTAACGAAGAGAAGGCGGCCTTAAAAGCTAGACAAGGAATAAGCATATTGACGCTCGCTGACGTGGACGTGAAGGACCCGGCAACAATGAAAAGCGTGGAGCGGGACGGGGTGGAGATGGGGGAGATCGTGCTGCGGGGGAGCAGCATCATGAAGGGGTACCTGAAGGATGAGAAGGCCACGTCAGAGGCCTTCAGGAACGGGTGGTTCTTCACGGGAGACGTCGGGGTGATACACCCGGACGGCTACGTGGAGATCAAGGATAGGTCGAAGGACGTGATCATCTCAGGCGGGGAGAACATCAGCAGCGTCGAGGTCGAGGGGGCGCTCTACAAGCACCTCGACGTGGTGGAGGCGGCGGTCGTGGCGATGCCGCACCCTAAATGGGGGGAGAGCCCCTGCGCTTTTGTTAAATTGAGAGAGGCCGCTGCGGCGAAGGAGGCGGAGATCATCCACCACTGCAGGAAGAATCTGCCGCATTTCATGGTGCCGAAGGTGGTGAAGTTTATGGATGAATTGCCCAAGACTTCGACGGGGAAGATTCAGAAGTTTCAGCTCAGGGCGGTGGCGAAGACGTTTGAGGCTCCGGTGGAGAAGAGGCGGTCAACGCCGCCGCAGAGCAAGAGGCATGATCGTCGCCAAAATCAGG